CGGGAAGATCCCGTCGCCGATCGCGCCGTAGGACACGTAGTCGACCTTCGTCGCCACGAGGTCGGTCTCGCCCTTCGTGTTCATGAAGTAGGGCTTGCCCTCCGCGTCGACGACGGGGATGCGGCCCTCGGCGAGAGCCCCGACGGACGCGTGCGTGCGGCCCACCCCGCGGCCGTTGGCGCGGACCGCGCGCCAGCCGTCCCCGGTGTCGACCGCCGCGACGTCGTCGTAGAAGGGCGTGGCGTCCTCGAAACCGGTGGAGCCGAGCTCATAGACGTATGCGATCGAGTCGGCGACGCCTGTGAGCCGCTCGCCCGTGACCTCTGCCGCCTCGGCCGCGCGGATCACCTCGAACGCTCTCGTGTAGTCCTCGTCCGCGACCGCAGCCTCGACGAGTGCGGCGTACGCCTCGGCGTCGTCGTACGTCCGGGCGATCGACCACAGCGCCTCGTCGCGCTCCTTGGGCGTCCCGTTCTCCTGGAGGTACTTCGCACGCTCCCACGCGACGTCGCGCGACGGCCGGAGGTCCAGCGCCGCCTGGTACGAGGCGAGGACCTCGTGCGTCACGCCACGCTCGGCGGCCGAGCGAGCCGCGGCAAGGTGCTGCTCGTACGCCGCGCCGTCCGCGACGTTGCTGCGGACGAGGCTGAACCAGCCACCGCCCACGAGCAGGACGAGCACGCCGAGCACGACGTAGCGGTACCAGCTCGACATTCAGGCTCCTGTCAGAGAGACGACGAGCACCGTCGAGACGGTACCCACCAGGACTGCGGGGCAGAGAGGGAACGAGTCCTTGCGTGTTGCCCTGCGGGTGGCGAGCACCCACGCCGAGTAGACGAACGCTACCGCGAAGGAGACGAACACGGCCGCGATCGCGAGCCGGGCACCGAGCAGGAGCGGGAACAGCATGAAGAGGATGACGTCCCCTCCGCCGAGGCCCGCTCGGCTCGTCATCCGGACGAGCCAGAACGCGATACCGACGACGGCTGCGACGGCGGCCTCCTGCCCGAGGCTCGACCAGCTGACACCATCCTCGAACGTCTCGATGACGAGGCTCAGCCCGCGGCCGAGGACCAGCACGACGAGCATCCGTGTCGACACGACGCCGAACCTCACGTCGAGGATCGCGACAGGGACCAGCACCGTCATCATCACGGCGGCCCGGACCTGGAACGACAGCGGAAGTCCTCCCGACGCCCAGGCGATCGCGAGGACGACGACGGCCGCCGCGACGGCCCACGGAGCGTAGACCGACAGCCACCGGTCGAGCGCGCCCGACGGCGCAGGTGCGTCTTGTCCGGCGTCCCCGGCGGCACCGGGCGAGACCGTCGCGACGGCTGCCCCCGGCGGGGGCGCCGCGTCGATCGCCTCCGCGGGGAGAGGCTCGGCGGCGTCCGTCGCGTCGGCGGCGCCGGGACGGTCCGGTGCCAGACGACGCTCGGCCGCGCTCGGCCGCCCGCTCGAGCCGACTGCATCGTCGCCGCCTGTCTGCTCGGTCACGGCGCCGAACGATGCGACGTACCGCGTCCCGAGCATGGTGAGGAGGACGGCCACGACGATCACGATCGCGGCGTCCAGGAGGTTCTCCGTCATTCGCTGTCCTCTGCGTCGCCCCAGCGCGTCGACTCCGCGTGGGCCTGCATCTCGACCGACCGGTCCCCGAAGAACCACAGGCGCACCTTGTAGCGCGCGTCGAGCACGACCTTGTCGCCCGTCATGACCGTCGTGGTGCCCGAGTCGAACGTGACGCCCTCGGCGCCACCGATGACTCCGAGCGCGTGGAGCAGGTCGTCCTGCGACTCCAGCTGCCCAGCGACCGCCCGGCTCGCCATCTCCGCCTCGGGGACCCGGTTCGCCATGAGCGCGAGGGCGTTGTTCGAGCCGTTGAGCCCGAACACGTCGTCGTTGGAGCCGAGCGCGCCGACCATCTCCTCGACGAGGTCGATCACCGTCGCCGCGTCCGCCGTCACGGCCGCGCTCTGGACGTACGACGCCTGCGACAGCGCGATCGCTGCCTGGTTGACCGCGACCGTCACCTTGGCCTGGGCGATCGCGACCGAGGAGAGCTTGAGGACCAGGATCATGAAGAGCAGGTAGACCGGGAGCGCCATGGCCGCCTCGACGATGAGGTAGCCGCGCGCACCGGCAGGTCGCTGCGCAGGGCGCGCGTCGGGTGCACCCCGGACGAGCCGTGCCATCAGAAGCCCCCGACCGTGGTGAGCCGGAACTTCCCGGAGTCGCCCTCGAAGAGCGAGTCCGCTGGTCCGCTCCCGCCGAAGAAGGTCGCGACGAACGGTTGGACCTCGTACTGGGAGGACACGGTGAACGCCGTGCCTGCCTTCTCCAGGTGGAAGTCGTCCCGTCCCAGGTAGCCCATGTTGAAGTCGATGATGTCCCCGGCGCGGCGGACCTGGCCCTCGCTGTCGGCGATCCACCCGATGATCAGGAAGATCTTGAGGTAGTGGATGTAGCCGAGCTCGACCTCGCCCAGCTGCCGGCGCTTGCCGGAGGTCCTCTTCTCCTGTGTCGAGTTGTAGCTCTGCTGGACCTCGCCGATCGACAGGGCCTCTTTGGAGAGCTCGGCCCCGAAGCGCAGGACGGACAGCTCCTTGGGGATGAAGGTGACCAGCT
This genomic window from Flavimobilis soli contains:
- a CDS encoding WG repeat-containing protein; protein product: MSSWYRYVVLGVLVLLVGGGWFSLVRSNVADGAAYEQHLAAARSAAERGVTHEVLASYQAALDLRPSRDVAWERAKYLQENGTPKERDEALWSIARTYDDAEAYAALVEAAVADEDYTRAFEVIRAAEAAEVTGERLTGVADSIAYVYELGSTGFEDATPFYDDVAAVDTGDGWRAVRANGRGVGRTHASVGALAEGRIPVVDAEGKPYFMNTKGETDLVATKVDYVSYGAIGDGIFPARTADGSVGYLDLSFAPVFGEQRYADGTSFHGGIAAVTDGQTWSVIDTGGQVVLGGLESVKVDERGTLGAEGRFFAVKEGAVALYAADGSKVSDETFVDAKPFVDKVAAVQTAAGWGLLDKDGEWTVTPQFTDARSPRFGLAPVKVDELWGYASSTGDVVIEPAFSDATVFASTGAALVRQAPEPGKTPRWVLLQLLRYEED